Proteins co-encoded in one Salvia splendens isolate huo1 chromosome 4, SspV2, whole genome shotgun sequence genomic window:
- the LOC121800724 gene encoding uncharacterized protein LOC121800724 has translation MVISWLRNSVSPQICSSVMYLDDAYAIWFDMKKRFSTGDSARIYLLRQQLMSLSQGSSDVNTYFTNLRIVWDEYKNSQPISWCTYARCTCDSASRWSQHQENDCTMQFLIGLNASFSQLRSHILSMVPLPSLSKVFSLVIKEERQRLIDGNNFSYVPARALVPSELPFANATASFGRGLNKFLCSHCGRTNHSVEKCFILHGFPPGFGKGKGKSQQSAGSSGFVGNSNPHQQRSVNFVEDTTNMPSIDQYQQLINLLQSHKLYNSSTPVTPANDNSAQSSAYASNNLSSTVFFTPCINSISSSCSSSSTLIPDTRATHHVCYDQSLFNSASPISNASVNLPNGNAAPVTHRGTVKLTSLITLSSVLHVPSFSFNMISVSALTQNSSCTIIFTHNSFQIQEALLGTVIGRGNRIGNLYIF, from the coding sequence ATGGTGATTTCATGGCTACGCAACTCTGTATCTCCCCAAATATGCTCGAGTGTCATGTACCTCGACGATGCCTATGCGATTTGGTTTGATATGAAGAAGCGCTTCTCTACAGGCGATTCAGCTCGCATTTATCTACTCAGGCAACAACTCATGTCTCTCTCTCAAGGATCCTCTGATGTCAATACTTATTTCACTAATCTTCGGATAGTATGGGATGAATACAAAAACTCACAGCCTATATCCTGGTGTACTTATGCTAGATGCACTTGCGATAGTGCTTCGAGGTGGAGTCAACATCAAGAGAATGATTGCACCATGCAATTTCTCATCGGCTTGAATGCCTCTTTTTCTCAGCTCAGATCTCATATACTCTCCATGGTTCCTCTTCCTTCTCTATCCAAGGTTTTCTCCTTGGTAATTAAGGAAGAGAGGCAGAGACTTATTGATGGAAACAACTTCTCATATGTTCCTGCTCGAGCTCTAGTTCCTAGTGAACTTCCTTTTGCTAATGCAACAGCTTCCTTTGGTAGAGGCTTGAATAAATTCCTATGCTCTCATTGTGGTAGGACCAATCATTCAGTTGAGAAGTGTTTCATTCTCCATGGTTTTCCACCTGGCTTTGGCAAAGGGAAGGGAAAATCACAACAATCTGCTGGATCTTCTGGTTTTGTTGGGAACTCAAATCCTCACCAACAACGTTCTGTTAATTTTGTTGAGGATACTACTAATATGCCAAGTATTGATCAATATCAACAGCTTATCAATCTCTTGCAAAGCCATAAACTCTACAATTCCTCCACTCCAGTCACCCCAGCCAATGACAATTCTGCTCAATCCTCAGCTTATGCCTCAAACAATTTATCTAGTACAGTTTTCTTCACTCCTTGCATAAATTCTATTTCATCTTCATGCTCTAGTTCATCCACTTTGATCCCAGATACAAGGGCTACTCACCATGTATGTTATGATCAATCTCTCTTCAATTCTGCCTCACCAATATCAAATGCTTCAGTAAATCTCCCAAATGGTAATGCAGCTCCTGTCACTCATCGAGGTACTGTAAAACTCACCTCTCTCATCACACTTTCATCAGTCTTACATGTACCCTCCTTTTCCTTCAATATGATCTCAGTCAGTGCACTCACCCAAAATTCATCTTGTACTATCATATTTACTCACAATAGCTTCCAAATCCAGGAAGCTTTACTGGGGACAGTAATT